Proteins co-encoded in one Longimicrobiales bacterium genomic window:
- a CDS encoding FAD-binding protein: protein MIEAAHGTHGVHGAEAMLDALRRAAGGDAVEPAPAQWRVHGRVPRALVSPHDSDAVAAVLALCSAEGWTVEPAGAGTWLDHGRAPARPADIILSARRLTSRLESEPADLVIGAGAGVPLDAVQQRLAAHGQELTLDPPHHPDATIGATIALAAAGPLRASAGTPRDHVLGIEAVSGDGRSLRFGGRVVKNVAGYDAVRLLTGSRGTLGVITHVWLRVRARPAAERSFALSGELPAVLQMLVGLQDMGAAAAELLAPATAASLGLPRDWTLALRLRGGPAELTAAAVRIAGSAAGVEYRDLASPAWDGLARLELQARPLIRVAGVSSDLPAVLERCLSFISASDTRLEDWHVAAHARSGMVRLWPSAAFDLDHVAGPLTALREQTEAAGGTVVLECAPASLQERVQARSPGDEVTQRLESGLKRVFDPAGVLAPGRWP from the coding sequence GTGATCGAGGCAGCGCACGGGACGCACGGCGTGCACGGCGCCGAGGCCATGCTCGACGCACTGCGCCGCGCCGCGGGTGGTGATGCGGTCGAGCCGGCGCCCGCACAGTGGCGCGTGCACGGTCGCGTGCCCCGGGCGCTCGTTTCGCCGCACGACAGTGACGCCGTGGCGGCCGTGCTCGCACTCTGCAGTGCGGAAGGATGGACCGTCGAGCCGGCGGGTGCCGGCACCTGGCTGGATCACGGGCGCGCGCCCGCGCGTCCCGCCGACATCATCCTGTCCGCGCGCCGGCTCACCAGCCGGCTCGAGAGCGAACCGGCGGACCTCGTGATCGGTGCTGGGGCCGGCGTTCCCCTGGACGCCGTGCAGCAGCGACTCGCCGCCCACGGCCAGGAGCTCACCCTGGATCCGCCGCATCACCCGGACGCAACGATCGGCGCCACGATCGCGCTCGCCGCGGCGGGACCTCTCCGCGCCTCGGCCGGCACGCCGCGCGATCACGTGCTCGGCATCGAGGCCGTTTCCGGCGACGGCCGGTCACTTCGCTTCGGCGGACGCGTCGTCAAGAACGTCGCAGGCTACGACGCCGTCCGGCTGCTGACCGGCAGCCGCGGCACGCTGGGTGTCATCACTCACGTCTGGCTGCGCGTCCGCGCGCGGCCGGCCGCCGAGCGCTCGTTCGCGCTCTCCGGAGAGCTGCCGGCGGTTCTGCAAATGCTTGTCGGACTTCAGGATATGGGAGCGGCGGCGGCGGAGCTGCTGGCCCCGGCCACGGCCGCAAGCCTTGGCCTGCCACGCGACTGGACACTGGCGCTGCGGCTGCGGGGCGGGCCCGCGGAGCTCACCGCGGCGGCGGTCCGCATCGCCGGGAGCGCGGCAGGGGTCGAGTACCGCGACCTGGCGAGCCCCGCCTGGGACGGGCTGGCCCGCCTGGAGCTGCAGGCGCGTCCGCTCATACGCGTGGCCGGGGTGTCCTCCGACCTGCCCGCCGTACTGGAGCGGTGTCTTTCGTTTATCTCCGCGTCCGACACCAGATTGGAAGACTGGCACGTGGCCGCGCACGCACGCAGCGGAATGGTCCGCCTGTGGCCGTCGGCGGCGTTCGACCTCGATCACGTTGCCGGGCCGCTGACGGCTCTGCGAGAGCAGACGGAGGCGGCGGGGGGCACCGTGGTGCTGGAATGTGCGCCCGCATCGCTGCAGGAGCGGGTGCAGGCACGATCCCCGGGGGACGAGGTCACGCAGCGGCTGGAAAGCGGCCTGAAGCGCGTGTTCGACCCGGCCGGGGTCCTCGCACCGGGCCGGTGGCCATGA
- a CDS encoding FAD-linked oxidase C-terminal domain-containing protein — MDEPDGSSHAPSHAMSTIERVTLPADVADRLIGIVGDSSVIRNPGALLVYESDGLTAYRERPCAVVAPRDTAETAAVIRVLHEAGIPWVARGAGTGLSGGALALRGAVLVSTAKMDSILEMDPQNHRARVQPGVVNVELTRQATPHGLYYAPDPSSQTACTVGGNVAENAGGPHCLKYGVTLNHILGATVVLPTGEVVRLGGAGREQGYDLLGLFIGSEGTFGIATEIEVRLEPLPERVRTMLALYDDIDDATQTVSAIIADGLLPAALEMVDRQAIIAVEASVYAAGMPTDVAGALVIEFDGTAAAVEADVERALAICNAHRAREVRIAEDEAERQKLWHARKKAFGAMGRLAPDILVQDAVVPRSRLPEALAACYRIAAQYDLVLCNTFHAGDGNLHPTIPFDRRDPALVERVEKASKAMMQACVDMGGTITGEHGVGLDKRAYMELIFDDDTLECMCSIRRVFDPTGLANPAKILPVRVCREWAGPGTHVHAEVGT, encoded by the coding sequence ATGGACGAACCGGATGGCAGCTCACATGCGCCCAGCCATGCGATGAGCACGATCGAGCGAGTCACGCTCCCGGCGGACGTCGCGGACCGGCTGATCGGCATTGTCGGCGACTCCAGCGTGATCCGGAATCCCGGTGCGCTGCTCGTCTACGAATCGGACGGCCTCACGGCGTACCGCGAACGGCCGTGTGCGGTGGTCGCGCCCCGCGACACTGCGGAAACCGCTGCGGTGATCCGCGTGCTGCACGAGGCCGGCATCCCGTGGGTCGCGCGCGGTGCAGGCACCGGTCTCTCGGGTGGCGCACTGGCGCTCAGGGGAGCCGTGCTCGTCTCGACCGCGAAGATGGACAGCATCCTGGAGATGGATCCGCAGAATCACCGCGCACGCGTTCAGCCGGGCGTCGTGAACGTGGAGCTGACGCGCCAGGCGACGCCGCACGGCCTGTACTACGCGCCGGACCCGAGCTCGCAGACGGCGTGCACCGTCGGCGGAAACGTCGCCGAGAACGCCGGCGGACCGCACTGTCTCAAGTACGGCGTAACGTTGAACCACATCCTCGGCGCCACGGTCGTCCTGCCGACGGGCGAGGTGGTCCGGCTGGGAGGAGCGGGGCGGGAGCAGGGTTACGATCTGCTCGGCCTGTTCATCGGCAGCGAGGGCACGTTCGGCATCGCCACCGAGATCGAGGTGCGGCTGGAACCGCTGCCGGAGCGCGTCCGCACGATGCTCGCGCTCTACGATGACATCGATGATGCGACGCAGACGGTCAGCGCGATCATCGCGGATGGTCTGCTGCCTGCCGCGCTGGAAATGGTGGATCGACAGGCGATCATCGCGGTCGAGGCGAGCGTCTACGCTGCCGGCATGCCCACCGACGTGGCGGGTGCACTCGTGATCGAGTTCGACGGCACCGCAGCGGCCGTCGAAGCCGACGTGGAGCGCGCGCTGGCGATCTGCAACGCGCATCGCGCGCGCGAGGTGCGCATCGCGGAGGACGAGGCGGAGCGGCAGAAGCTGTGGCACGCGCGGAAGAAAGCCTTCGGGGCGATGGGCCGCCTCGCGCCGGACATCCTGGTGCAGGATGCCGTGGTGCCCCGCAGCCGCCTGCCTGAAGCACTCGCCGCCTGCTACCGCATCGCCGCACAGTACGATCTCGTGCTTTGCAACACGTTCCACGCCGGTGACGGCAACCTGCACCCGACGATCCCCTTCGACCGGCGCGACCCGGCGCTCGTCGAGCGCGTGGAGAAGGCATCCAAGGCGATGATGCAGGCGTGCGTCGACATGGGCGGTACGATTACCGGTGAGCACGGCGTCGGGCTCGACAAGCGCGCGTACATGGAGCTGATCTTCGACGACGACACCCTCGAGTGCATGTGCTCCATCCGCCGCGTGTTCGATCCCACCGGGCTCGCGAATCCGGCGAAGATCCTGCCCGTCCGGGTCTGCCGTGAATGGGCCGGGCCGGGCACCCACGTGCACGCCGAGGTCGGCACGTGA